A genomic window from Pecten maximus chromosome 4, xPecMax1.1, whole genome shotgun sequence includes:
- the LOC117325878 gene encoding vacuolar protein sorting-associated protein 72 homolog has product MAAIRDRRANAGNKMGRMLEAEEEDDFYKTTYGGFDEEEGDQVYNSEDSESDQIDSDFSIDENDEVRSDVDDDDAPKKRKGVSTKAYKEPVKKPKTEEKKPKEKKEKKKKTASSVQIYHTPLEKKSLRKSTAIKSNAREEREKVREMKQKMLKDIATQKKVAEVRRLTQEELLAEAEITEELNLKSLENYQRMEMEKKKSRVSKQIHRGPLIRYQSFTMPLIEELPCDVEISVDVDSIEPQKKVEEYDLVNGEKCSRTFVTFTDERIFKDYFPQKKHKPPVKQYCPVTKKSAKYFDPITQTPYSSLKAFQCIREAYAQQQEEAGHKKK; this is encoded by the exons ATGGCAGCCATCAGGGATAGACGTGCCAATGCTGGCAACAAGATGGGACGTATGTTAGAAGCTGAGGAAGAAGATGATTTCTATAAGACAACTTATGGTGGCTTTGATGAG GAAGAGGGTGATCAAGTGTATAATTCGGAAGATTCTGAATCCGATCAGATCGACTCCGACTTTAGCATTGATGAAAATGACGAGGTCCGCAgcgatgttgatgatgatgatgcccCCAAAAAACGCAAAGGAGTATCAACTAAAGCCTACAAG GAACCTGTCAAAAAACCTAAAACCGAAGAGAAGAAACCAAAAGagaagaaagagaaaaagaaaaagactGCATCATCTGTTCAGATCTATCACACACCTCTAG AGAAGAAATCTTTACGGAAATCAACAGCAATCAAATCCAATGCTCGAGAGGAACGTGAAAAGGTACGAGAGATGAAACAGAAAATGTTGAAGGATATAGCAACACAGAAGAAGGTGGCAGAGGTGAGGAGGCTGACACAAGAGGAACTACTGGCCGAGGCAGAGATTACAGAGGAGCTCAACTTAAAGTCTTTAG AGAATTACCAGCGTATGGAGATGGAGAAGAAGAAGAGTCGTGTTTCTAAGCAGATACACCGTGGCCCTCTGATTCGTTACCAGTCCTTCACAATGCCCCTGATAGAGGAATTACCATGTGATGTGGAGATTAGTGTAGATGTTGACAG tattgAACCCCAGAAAAAGGTAGAAGAGTATGACCTTGTGAATGGTGAAAAGTGCTCGAGGACATTTGTAACATTTACAGATGAAAGGATATTCAAGGACTACTTTCCACAgaagaaacacaaaccacctGTAAAGCAGTACTGCCCAGTGACTAAAAAGTCAGCTAAATACTTTGATCCCATCACACAGACACCATACTCCTCTCTGAAGGCCTTCCAGTGTATCAGAGAGGCTTACGCCCAGCAGCAGGAGGAAGCAGGGCATAAGAAGAAGTGA